TCGATCTCGCGCCAGAGATCGCGATAGGATTCATGCTCGACGACAGCACTGACCCAAATGCTGTACTTAAAAACCGGCGAATTACGATCAATCCGTTTAATCCCGCAAACGCGCTCGGATTTAGTGCCGATTGGTAAAGTTCTAAAGCGTCTGCAGTCTCAAACGCATTTAATTGCAGTTGGCCGCGCCAATTGAGTTTAAACGACCTTTGGCAGCTCCTCCCGCTTGACGTCTTGGGGGAAACGGCCGAAGGTGGCGCGGATCAAACTATCAGGAGATTTTAGATGAAAGCCGTTACTGAGTTCGCAAGTTTCACATTGAATGCAGCCTTAAAAGTAAGAGCGACTCTTGCGGCTGAAGGAAAATCACCAGAAGAAATCCAGGCATCGCTGGGAACAACTTATAAGTTAGAAGGCGAAAAGCTTGGCTACTTTCTCACAGCACTCGATGTTGCGGAAGCAAATGCACAAGATTTGAAGCGCGTGATGGTTGTTCGTTTGAACGAAGGCGAAACGGCGCCGGCGAAAGCAGTTCAGACAGAGGACATTGCGGTATTTCCAGAAGCGTTAGTTAAATTTGTTCCACCAAAAGCAAAAGACGACGGCAAACGTGGCGGTAAAGGCGGCAAGGGTGATCGCGGTGGAAAAGGTGGTCCAAAGCCATCGCCATGGGGAATGTCACCTGAAGAAAAAGCTGAAAAGTTAGCAAAATCGCAAGCGAGCCAAGCAGCGTTGGCGGCAAAGAAAGCGGCTGCTGCAAAAAAATAAAAAATGGTTGGTAATCGACGGCTACTAAAACTAAGCGCGTCGATAGCCATTTCGGTCTTAGCAGGACTACTCTTCATCTTCCTGGTTTGGTCAGCCCAAACCGACGCACAAGGAGCCATCGGGCTCCTTTTGTTTTTTCCTATCTTACTTGGCCTATTGGTCTATTCAGTCTGGCTTTCTCGCGAAACGCCCATTGGTCGAAACCTAGTTTTACTTTTTGCCGTGTTGCCGATCGCTCTTTTTTATCTGTCGAGCCTTGCTGGGCGAAGTCACAAGGCTTCTGCCGCCTATAGCGGTCTTGTCATGAATCTCGTGGCTCAGGGATTTCAAACGATCACGGGCCTCACGCCCTATGATTGCTGGAAACATGCCGCATGCTTATAGCTCGCGGCGCGGACGTCCATCGCCGAAAAAACTCGGGATGGACGCCACTGAAAATCGCTCAGCACTACGGCTTTACCGAGATGGTGGCGCTGTTAAAGGCGGCAGGCGCCACTAACTAATTGTCGCGAAGGTGAGCAATGAGTTCCTTGCAGCCGCCGACAAGCTTGCCATCAATAAATACCTGTGGGTAAGTCGGCCAGCCGCTCCATATTTTAATCGCCAATCGCTGCTTCCACATCGATAAGTAGCTGCCATATTCAAGATATGTGTAGACCAGCCCTTTTTCGTCTAAGACCGCGCGCGCTTTCTTCACCACTGGGTTCTGTTTCATACCGACCACCACGATTTTGTTCGCGGCTACTGCGTTTTTCACTTCCTCCACGAATTGAGGATGAAACTCTTCAATTGATTTCAATGCTGCGGGTGTCAGTTTTTCATTTGGTAAAACCGTTCTCATTTTCGAGGCCTTTCCTTTAGACGTGCGGTCAATTGAGCGACGCCAAAGGGTAAGAAACACCCGTGCCTTTATGCAATGAATTTCTGTGTGCATTTGTCGACGCCTGAGGCGGTCAAAAGGGACATCCGATTTCGGCCTGACCATTGCTATGCCTCAGAATCGCTAAGAATAGTAGGAATGCGACATTGAGTGACGGGGGTTCGATGAAAGCACTTTGGCTTGTGGATGTCTTGGATAAAGATCTTAAGTCACCGAACGCGATCGCAAATACTTTGCAGGGTCTTGGCTTCGGGCCGTCCGATCAAATCTGGTGCACGTATATGTCGCAGGAACTCGACGGTGACTTCATGCGCGTTGGAAGCCTCCCTGGCTCTCTTCTCAAAAAACATATGTCGAAAGTCGATACTCAAGGGCTGGCAGTTCGGCCGTCTGTTATTTCGGTCAATAGCGTCTCGCTTAAATCCGGGGCCGACCGCATTTTGATGGATGCGAAATCGAAACGAGTAGATCTGATTGCGCTTCAGACACATGGGCGAAAGGGGTTTGTCAGGTTCGTTATGGGTAGCTTTGCGGAAACATTGATACATCGTTCGCCCGTTTCCTTGTTGATTCTAAATCCACATGCCAAAGCGAAGAAGACTCTGAAGCGAATTCTATATGCGACGGAACTCGAAAGAGCGGCGGAAAAATCTGTGGTGACAGTCGCCGAATTCGCCAAACGCGCTGGCGCAGAGCTTCGGCTCGTTTACGTTCCGTTTCCTTCCTATGCAGTCAAGTTCAAAGGCCAGGATCCGCAAGTAGAGACATATCGAAAAAAATTGCCTCTTCAGATGGGGCGTTTGGCGCAAATCGCATCCCAGGGTGGGGTTGTCACAGATTTCGTGATCGCAAACCCAAACAAATCCATCGTCGACCTCATTGATGCAGAGGCAGAAAACTTTCGCGCAGATCTAACAGTTGTAAAATCCAAATCGGGTCCGCTGGGGACATTGTTTTTAGGAAGCGTTGCGAGAAGTCTTATTCGCCAATCGAATAAGCCAGTTTTAATTCTTAGACACTAAAACCTAGTATGGCGTAGAGGATGCTTTCGCTTTCCGCAGCTGGTTAAGTAGGATGAGGTAGTAGAAAATTCCAGTGATGGCACCACCTAAATGAGCACCATGGCCGATCGGAAGGCCTCCTCCTTCGGCTTGTGCCCAGAGGCCCCAAACATCAAGGCCGATAAAAATCAGTCCGCCGACGAAAGCTGGAACGGGAATGAAACCAAACATCAGGATCTTTTGCGTAGGGAACATGAGGGCGAAAAGCAAAATCAAGCCCGACACAGCGCCCGATGCTCCTAAAGCCTGGAGACCTGGTTTCCCGACGATGAATGCAGATACGGCAGCATGTGAGAAAGACGAAACAATAGCGGCAGTTAGATAGAAAACCGCAAAGCGTCTAAAGCCCAGCACCGAGTGAACAATCGGGCCGAAGCTTTGCAAGACGAACATATTGAGAAATATGTGAATGAAAAGGGAATGGGAAAAAGCCGAACTTAAGAGAGTCCAGTAACGTCCTTCCTGGAGCCCGTTCCAGCTTACAAGAAAGTTTCGCTGCATAAATGATTCATCGATTCCAAAGGGAAGGTATCCGAACGATGTCGACAGCCAAAGAAAGAAGATAGAAATGTTAAGCAGTATTAAAATAGAAATGAAGCGTGACGAATGAATTGGCATCTTACAATCCTAGCACCGTTTTGAAACTTTTTGCCGATAGTCGAATCGCAGCCCACCGGGCTTAGATACTCTGATCGTTGTTTTATGGGTTGTCCACAAGTCTGAAAATGTTCCGATGAAAGGAAGTCGTGGCGTTCAAACTAGTAGGTAATTTAGTGGCTCAAATTCGAATGGCAATGACATTGCTGTTGGCGCTGTTGAACAAGGATGTTCGTCAAAGCCTGCAGCAGTCGCGGGTGCTTTTTGAATCCGCCAGCGATGGAATTTGGGAGTCGAACTTGAATGGAAAAATCCTACGGGTGAATGCTGCTGGTCTTGCCATGCTCGGCTATCAGGAGGAAGAGGTTCTGGGGCGAAACTTTGAAATTTTCGTCGCAAAGTCTAATCGCCCAAGACTTTATGACGCGATGAATTCGCTCAATCAGCCAGGCGCGGTTGATGTTTCTGAATGGCAGCTGATAACAAAAGACGGCGCTTTTATTGATGTTGAAATCAGCGCTAAGATTTATAGTCGGCGAACCATCTATGGTTTCGTTCGAGATATCACCATTCGAAAGAGTTTCGAACGTCGATGGGCCTTTCTCGCTTCACTGTCGGCTCAGCTCAGTCAAACAATGGAATACGAGGAGAGAGTCCGCATCAGTGCCGATGTCATGACGCCACGATATGCTGATCTCTGTGTCGTCTCGATGGTTGAAAATGACGAGGTACATTTGAGGGCGGTAGCCACATCCAGCGATAGGACTCGGACGCGGTTGCAAGGGTCGAGCGAGCAAGTAAATCTTAAGGAACCGAATCAGTTTAGCGCCTATGAGGTCATCAAAAACAGGAGGCCGATATTCATAAAAGACGTTCAATCGGAAATTCTTGATCGAGAAGATGTTGGCTTAAAATACAAAGCCTATCTCGAAGATCTTGGCATAACCTCTTTCATTTCAATGCCCTTGATTTCCCGAGGACGAGTGGTCGGGCTTTTCGAGATTGCGATGCAAAACAGAGTGCGAAGGTTTGCAGGAAGTGATCTCGCATTTTTCGAAGAGATAGCCGATCGGTGCGCAGTGGCTATCGACAATGCCGATCTCTATCAGCGCGCCCAAGCGGCCGCGCACTCCCGCGAATTGGTGTTGTCGATAGTGTCCCATGACATTCGAAATCCTATGGCGAATATCGACCTCAGCTTGCAAATGTTAAATGCAAGCGTTCACTCGGGAGTTATGGCCGCCGCAGTAGTGCCTTCAGAAGTGGTGAAAAAAACGGTATCTCGAATCAAATCTTCGCTTCAGTCAATGGATCGACTAATCGCAGACCTGCTTGATTTCGGCAAAATTCAGGCGGGAACATTGTCAGTAAAGATGGAGCCGGTTGAAGTTTCCGCGCTCGTCCATACTGCGGTAGAGCCGTTTGAAGAAAAATGTCGGCAAAAAAATTTAAAGCTCATCACTCAAATTGATGATGGTGTATCTTTTGTCAGGTGCGATTCCGTGCGGTTTATTCAAGTCCTTTGGAACCTGATCGGCAACTCTCTTAAGTTCACGCCGTCGGGTGGTGAGATTCGGCTATCTGCAACATTAGAATCGGATAAAGTTCATTTTGTCGTCTCCGACACGGGCTGTGGAGTAAACCGCGAAGAGCTAGGAAAAATATTTGAACGATTTTGGCAGTCAAAAGAGGCCGCCGAGCTGGGATATGGACTAGGACTTTCGATTGCAAAGGGAATCGTTGTCTCGCACGGTGGAAAAATCTGGGCAGAATCAACAAAGGGTCGAGGCACTGAAATTCACTTTTCAATCCCCATTGATCCCCATACTCCAAGTCCCGAGGTGCAGTCGGCCCCCTATCGAGAGCTTTTTAAGTCGCTCAGGGGCATTCGAATTCTAGCTGTCGATGATGCGCCGGAGAATCTCGTGCTCCTCAAAATGTTTTTAGAAAAAGCTGGACCAGAGTTTCACTTTTCGGAAAACGTTCGCGGCGCTTTGAGACTGTTGGATGAAGTTCGGCCGACTTTGGTCTTAACGGATATCGAGCTTGGCCGGGAGTCAGGCTTTGATCTCCTAAGAAGAATTCGACTTAGGGACGGTTCAAGCCAGCGGCGAACACCAGTGATCGCGATGACTGCGCATGCGGATGCCGCCTATAAAAATAAAATGAGTGCGACCGACTTCGACTTAGTTTTTCAAAAACCAGTGCTAGTTGAACAACTGATCGATGCAATTGCTCGACTGTCACCGCGGCACTCGAATCCGGTGATTTCTTCCCAAGAAGCTGGTACTTAGATGGACCGCGTATTGCTGGTCGACGATTCCCCAGAGGTCTACGTATTAGTTCGTGCCGCTCTTTCGGGAAACGCTATCGATTTTCAGTTTGCAGCCAGCGTTAACGCTGCAAAGGCACTCATCGTAGAATCTAGTTTCGCACTTTTTATTTTTGATCTGCACCTGCCTGATGGGGACTCCCACGTGCTTATCAGTTTTGTACGAAGTCTTTTGCAGTACCGGGATGTGCCCATTTTAATCTTAAGCTCTTCATCCGAGCCAGAGTGCAAGGTATCTGCACTGAACCTCGGCGCAGATGACTACCTATGTAAGCCATTTAACATGTTGGAACTTCGCGCTCGGGTCAATCGAATGCTGACGCGAGCGCGATCGGCGCGTGACGGAGAGACGCTGATCGGCCCTCATGGGCTTCTCCTCGATCAGTCAAAAAACATGGTTTACTCGCCTCTTCACCCGAAGGGCATTTCGCTTTCCAATACTGAGTTTCGACTTTTATCTACGATGGTCAGACGCAGCGGCGCCCACTTCGCGCGCGGGCAGCTTTTGGACCTTGTGTGGGGTCACAACATTGCTGTCAATGATCGCACGATCGACACGCATATCTACACCATCAGAAAAAAGCTCGGCCCGCTAGGCGCGCTTATTAGGTCCATTCCCGGAGTCGGCTATTGCGTTGATGAAAACTTAAAGACCGAGCAACAGGTTGTTATCAAGGAAACTTGATTTAAATTAAATTATTTTTTGACAACGCTTTTGCAGATTGTTCATAGGCGGAAAATTGAATTTCTTAGGGGGGTATATGGGACAGTTTTTTGGATGGACGTTTGGTGTATTATTGATCGCGCTGGTACTGGCACCGTGGGCGATGATCGTTTTCTTCCCGGTTGTATTGGCTGTCGGGATTCCGATGCTGATGACTGTGGCATTAACAAGAGGCCTTCTTAAAGGTCAGGTTATTCCATACCGGCCGCGCGTCCTAGTCGTCGATGACGATGCAGTCTCAGTAGCCCCAGTTCTTTATTTACTCTCCAGCA
The Deltaproteobacteria bacterium DNA segment above includes these coding regions:
- a CDS encoding response regulator transcription factor, which codes for MDRVLLVDDSPEVYVLVRAALSGNAIDFQFAASVNAAKALIVESSFALFIFDLHLPDGDSHVLISFVRSLLQYRDVPILILSSSSEPECKVSALNLGADDYLCKPFNMLELRARVNRMLTRARSARDGETLIGPHGLLLDQSKNMVYSPLHPKGISLSNTEFRLLSTMVRRSGAHFARGQLLDLVWGHNIAVNDRTIDTHIYTIRKKLGPLGALIRSIPGVGYCVDENLKTEQQVVIKET
- a CDS encoding PAS domain S-box protein, coding for MAFKLVGNLVAQIRMAMTLLLALLNKDVRQSLQQSRVLFESASDGIWESNLNGKILRVNAAGLAMLGYQEEEVLGRNFEIFVAKSNRPRLYDAMNSLNQPGAVDVSEWQLITKDGAFIDVEISAKIYSRRTIYGFVRDITIRKSFERRWAFLASLSAQLSQTMEYEERVRISADVMTPRYADLCVVSMVENDEVHLRAVATSSDRTRTRLQGSSEQVNLKEPNQFSAYEVIKNRRPIFIKDVQSEILDREDVGLKYKAYLEDLGITSFISMPLISRGRVVGLFEIAMQNRVRRFAGSDLAFFEEIADRCAVAIDNADLYQRAQAAAHSRELVLSIVSHDIRNPMANIDLSLQMLNASVHSGVMAAAVVPSEVVKKTVSRIKSSLQSMDRLIADLLDFGKIQAGTLSVKMEPVEVSALVHTAVEPFEEKCRQKNLKLITQIDDGVSFVRCDSVRFIQVLWNLIGNSLKFTPSGGEIRLSATLESDKVHFVVSDTGCGVNREELGKIFERFWQSKEAAELGYGLGLSIAKGIVVSHGGKIWAESTKGRGTEIHFSIPIDPHTPSPEVQSAPYRELFKSLRGIRILAVDDAPENLVLLKMFLEKAGPEFHFSENVRGALRLLDEVRPTLVLTDIELGRESGFDLLRRIRLRDGSSQRRTPVIAMTAHADAAYKNKMSATDFDLVFQKPVLVEQLIDAIARLSPRHSNPVISSQEAGT
- a CDS encoding rhomboid family intramembrane serine protease, with product MPIHSSRFISILILLNISIFFLWLSTSFGYLPFGIDESFMQRNFLVSWNGLQEGRYWTLLSSAFSHSLFIHIFLNMFVLQSFGPIVHSVLGFRRFAVFYLTAAIVSSFSHAAVSAFIVGKPGLQALGASGAVSGLILLFALMFPTQKILMFGFIPVPAFVGGLIFIGLDVWGLWAQAEGGGLPIGHGAHLGGAITGIFYYLILLNQLRKAKASSTPY
- a CDS encoding glutaredoxin; the encoded protein is MRTVLPNEKLTPAALKSIEEFHPQFVEEVKNAVAANKIVVVGMKQNPVVKKARAVLDEKGLVYTYLEYGSYLSMWKQRLAIKIWSGWPTYPQVFIDGKLVGGCKELIAHLRDN
- a CDS encoding universal stress protein, translating into MKALWLVDVLDKDLKSPNAIANTLQGLGFGPSDQIWCTYMSQELDGDFMRVGSLPGSLLKKHMSKVDTQGLAVRPSVISVNSVSLKSGADRILMDAKSKRVDLIALQTHGRKGFVRFVMGSFAETLIHRSPVSLLILNPHAKAKKTLKRILYATELERAAEKSVVTVAEFAKRAGAELRLVYVPFPSYAVKFKGQDPQVETYRKKLPLQMGRLAQIASQGGVVTDFVIANPNKSIVDLIDAEAENFRADLTVVKSKSGPLGTLFLGSVARSLIRQSNKPVLILRH